The following are encoded in a window of Triplophysa rosa unplaced genomic scaffold, Trosa_1v2 scaffold119_ERROPOS85440, whole genome shotgun sequence genomic DNA:
- the LOC130549424 gene encoding SLC35A4 upstream open reading frame protein-like: MAEDKDPVTRLKDLAQLRDQLEEIQKKVENEVQAGIPQGGSLLASPFLKGFLTGYVVSRLRSSAILGVALGTLTGIYAAQNDQVPNIEETIRDVLSSLKKGPGN; the protein is encoded by the exons ATGGCGGAGGACAAG GATCCGGTGACCCGGCTGAAGGATCTGGCACAGCTCAGAGATCAGCTGGAGGAGATTCAGAAGAAGGTGGAGAATGAAGTTCAGGCCGGAATCCCACAG gGTGGATCATTACTAGCTTCTCCGTTCCTGAAAGGATTCCTGACAGGTTATGTGGTTTCCAGACTGCGTTCTTCTGCCATCTTGGGAGTCGCTTTGGGAACCCTCACAGGAATCTACGCTGCTCAAAATGATCAGGTGCCCAACATTGAGGAGACCATACGAGACGTTCTGAGCTCTCTGAAGAAAGGACCTGGTAATTAA